Proteins from a genomic interval of Kribbella aluminosa:
- a CDS encoding TIM barrel protein — protein MVGIGTAPDSWGVWFADDPQQTSWTRFLDEVVAAGYTRIELGPYGYLPTDPVRLKDELDRRGLTMTAGTTFEQLHRPDGWDATWRDIAKTAELTAAMGAQHLVVMPSMWRGDNGEIVEERLDHEGQAKHGQAVTELGRRLAEEFGLQTQYHPHADGHIDTQDTVERFLAETDSAYVNLCLDTGHISYCGGDNLELIRKYPDRIGYVHLKQVDPKVLAEVEAEGLSVDEAVRRGVFREPPYGAPELPPVLEALAGLDAEVFAIVEQDMYPCAPDVPLPIAQRTLAYLTAHGGSRSI, from the coding sequence ATGGTCGGCATCGGTACGGCGCCGGACTCGTGGGGAGTCTGGTTCGCCGACGACCCGCAGCAGACGTCGTGGACGCGGTTCCTCGACGAGGTGGTCGCGGCCGGATACACCCGGATCGAGCTCGGTCCGTACGGTTACCTCCCGACCGACCCGGTGCGGTTGAAGGACGAGCTCGACCGGCGCGGCCTGACGATGACCGCGGGGACGACGTTCGAGCAGCTGCATCGTCCGGACGGGTGGGACGCGACCTGGCGCGACATCGCGAAGACGGCCGAGCTGACTGCGGCGATGGGCGCGCAGCACCTGGTCGTGATGCCGTCGATGTGGCGCGGCGACAACGGTGAGATCGTCGAGGAACGCCTCGACCACGAAGGCCAGGCGAAGCACGGACAGGCGGTGACCGAGCTGGGTCGGCGGCTGGCCGAGGAGTTCGGGCTGCAGACGCAGTACCACCCGCACGCGGACGGTCACATCGACACGCAGGACACGGTCGAGCGGTTCCTCGCGGAGACCGACAGCGCCTACGTGAACCTGTGCCTCGACACCGGGCACATCAGCTACTGCGGCGGCGACAACCTCGAGCTGATCCGGAAGTACCCGGACCGGATCGGCTACGTGCACCTCAAACAGGTGGATCCGAAGGTCCTCGCGGAGGTCGAGGCCGAGGGCCTGAGCGTCGACGAGGCGGTACGGCGGGGCGTGTTCCGCGAGCCGCCGTACGGCGCGCCGGAGCTGCCGCCGGTGCTGGAAGCGCTTGCCGGGCTGGACGCCGAGGTGTTCGCGATCGTGGAGCAGGACATGTACCCGTGCGCGCCCGACGTACCGCTGCCGATCGCGCAGCGGACGCTGGCGTATCTCACCGCACACGGAGGTAGCCGATCGATCTGA